The Macrobrachium nipponense isolate FS-2020 chromosome 24, ASM1510439v2, whole genome shotgun sequence genome segment AAGATGCCGGTACCCATTCAATGCTGAGGACGAACTCAATCCCAGCAATCGTGATACTGAACGCCGTACCACAAAGCCACTTAGACAACTTCCCTACCTAACATAGAATCCATCAGACCAGAGCAGAGTTTGAACTCGGGACCACAGAGCAAAAGTAGCTGGCGATACTACAAAGCTATCACAACCCATGTGCATATTTACAATGTTAGCTTTGGAGCTAAATAAATTATGCAGACATGCTAAAATTCTCGCACAAtttagattattatcattattcctatTGATAAGCAAAATTTTGAGCCAAAACCAAGTTCTTTTCTTGATCAATGCGAGAATGTCTGTGCAGACATTATTCCAGCGTAATACAATCTCAAAACTTTGGTCATTTTCTGAAAGAAATTAGGGCTTCCTGCAAATAGtctagatatattttcattttttataataactgcCACATGGGAACtgccaatgaataaaaattacataCTTTATGAACTTTTGTGTGCGCATATTCAATGACTTCACATACCTGCATACAGATACAGCCCCAGGTTATGGCAAGTTAAATGTGGAGTCTATATCAACGCCTTTCCTtctattcttacagataaacGCAATGCAGGGAAGAAGAAGGGAATCGAGAAGAAAGGAGGCAAGAAGGACGGACCAGGCAAAAGGAAAACCAATCCAAAGAAGGGTAGAGACCCAAAAGGGAAGAAGAGTAAACAAAAGGACAGAGGCCTTAAAAAGGGTCAGGGCAGAAACATCGGAGGACGCAAAAAGAATGAtcctaaaaagaagaaaacagggaaAAGGAAAGAcccaacgaagaagaagaagaaagagaggaaaggggGTAAAGAAAGATCAGGAAAAAAAGGAAGCACTGAGGAGAAAGATGACGACCAATCTACGAATGgaaagaaagacagagatggatctgagaagaagaaagagaacaagaaaaaaatgttgcCTTGTCTAAACTACTGTGAGAAAACCCTTGGAGGTATTTGCCTGACAAAAAAGCAAAAGAAGGATAAGACTTTCTGCCCTACAAAACTAGAAGTTGTCTCATCGAAACTGGGGCTGTGCCTTGGAAAACCCTGCTCGTGTTGTCCTGGTAAGTATCGCTTCATTAATTAAACtactttcatgtttatttatcttcactttacgTTAAAATGGAGATCACTTGTTGGTTAAAGCCTCCAGCAGGGACCTCAGTATTTTTCATTCACGTCAACTGTCAGTCCTCCTTGGCATCAAACTTGGATAACACGCAGTATTGTGGATAAATGTTTGTGCCAAAACGAGTCGTATTCTAAgagtgtaaaacacacacacacacacacacacacataccatccACGAGGACATTATGTACTACTCCGAAATTCACTCGTAGACTTGTATTCTAGAAGAGCTGAATAGAACGGTGACATTTCTATCCCTGAAACGGCTGAAACCTGACGATTGGTCGTCAACAAAGGTGGAAAATGTAGCTATAGAAAGTTAATTGGACAGCTATGTGATAGGAAACCATACTGAATAGGTGTAATGTACAATGAATAATCTGTGAAATATCTACCTTGTACTTTATATCGTCTGTCAAACAGCACTGCCATTCCCATTAGACGATCACTGTTACACATCGTGGAAGTCCGCAGTCCTGAAATGACAATGCTTGTTTACAACACCCTGAGGTCATGATCTTCGAGGATCGTTCAGAACTGAAACAGTTAGTCTATATACAGAAATTCTTTTTACAAAGAGACTGCAATAGGCCTGGCTGTGCAAAAGCAGTTTATTCTCGCAAATTAGCAAGGCAAGTGGATGTCAGCCTTTTTATCACTACGAGTTCATCCACACTCCAGTAAAACAAGTCATTAACCCAAGTCTGAACTTATCATATGTGGAAAACAAACAGGCTGAAAACAAGTCAGTAAGCATAAGTACAAAATGATCCGTTGACAGACGCTGGACAATCATATATAACACTGGTAAGGACTACCAATAAGTCGTTTGTttgtatttaatatatttgtactgtgtgtgtgtgtaataagttACTTGCGCGTGTTTATAACATGTTTGACTGTAGTGTGGACACACCCTAAGATATTTGAATAAGTAGAGCAAAAGATACTATTAGCCAAACTCACTACTTAGGACTTTATTCTCTCCCATGTaagttttttctgtttatctaaccactttgtacaatttcattttttacttgatgGCACACAACATCTGCTCTCTTCTTAAGTAGTGTTTCAATGGGTTCAGTTCTAACCCGCACTCTTTTCAATGACCTCCAGTCTACCTCTTCTCTAATGCCCATCGCTGTCGAGTAAGCGTCATAACAACTGATACATCTCGAGAATTTTGAGCACGCTCAAAATTCTCATGGCAACCAGAACTTGAAGACTCAAATTCTATCAGCCGACCATCAACTTACAAGTCTGAAATTTGTGGTCCCCTCTATCCAAAGCTGTCGAAGGAAATTTTAAACCTCGTAGGTGATCATGAACAGAATCACTTGCTGATCACACTCAATCCCGAGTAAATCTCTCGTCTATTTCAACTCTGCCCGTGTAAGCCTGTCTAAAAGAGGCTTTTGTAATTTGGTCAAAGCTAATGCATCCAAGAAACAGTGTCTCACCACTTTTTGCTCCCTCTCCCATTCAACATGTCTCACTTCTATCAATATTTTCCAGGTTCAGGTAGCTTCAAGCTTGCTTTGGAGAAGTCACATACTTCAGTTTATTTAATCTCAGAAAACATTGGGtgcattatttagaattattgttttgtttgtttgtatggtgtttttacgttgcatggaaccagtgtttattcagcaacgggaccaatatcttttacgtgacttccgaatcacgtcgagtgtgaacttctatcaccagaaatacacatctcgcacccctcaatgtaatgcccgagaatcgaactctcggccactgaggtggcaggccaagacgataccgatcacaccactgaggcgctatatttAGAAGAGGAAAATTCTTTTCTTCATACAAGTTATTACAGCTTTGTGTTAGACATTGGTCTCAGTTTTAGAAGCTGACCTCATTATTTTCATGCttcatcctttctctttccttccccGGGTTagggatgcgtctgagaacagtaaAACCCGACAAATCTTTCCATCTCTCGATCTTCTCACCGTCGGCTGCAGGATGGATGGCTTCTTTCGTGACGTCTGCTGCCACGCATTGCAtgattcagcaattctttcaagTGCTGAGCTTAGCAGTTGCATTCTTGTTTCTGTGCTTCTGGAATCTTATAAATACTATTCACTTTTAAAATGGCCAATGTGACACGGTTTCTAAGGATTTAAATTTACGGCAATGTCCAACTAAAGTTAATCTCAGGGGAGGGTTTTGCCATGAATGATTGCGCACACATTCAAAATacacgctgtatatatatatatatattatatattaatattatagaattaaaatatataattaatatatatatatatatgattaatataattatattatatgttatatattattacacaacaatacacacattatatatatatatatatatatatatatatatatatatatatatatatatatatatatatatatatataagcgcataCCGCAGGAAAATAATAgacagaaatccaaacgctttcgtctttcctAAGACACtgtcaagacgaaagcgcttggatttctgcctatcattttcctgtggtattcgcttatttaatgaagtcacgggcatctactgtgattatatatatatatatatatatatatatatatatatatatatataatatatatatatatacacatatacaaatgaaAAGTTGGAACGAATTTCTAACTTTGATGCTGGAGGTATTCGCCAAAACAGCAGGAATCTTCAGAGACAAAATGTTCATATATTGGCCTCTGTTCCACAGAATCTTGCTGTACAAGTTAATGGTTCTGTCTGAATGTTTTCATAATGTGcattaataataccaataaatATGTCACTCGAAACAGTATATTCTCATGAACCCATCCACCCCCAGATTTAGGACCACCAGTAACACCTGGGAAACCTTGTGTCATTACTCCTGAATGCTCTGCCAAGGGAGGCTCTTGCACGGAACCAGGTGTGGCCTGCGACGGCGAAGTGTCCGGCTACTGTGACGGCCCTGCTGGCTGCAGATGTTGCGTCCCAAAGCCGAAGCCCGAAGGTAAGGAAGTCAACAATCAGAAAGAACTCGATGCCGGTTGATGCAAGTCCATGACTTTGCCCTACCACAAAATGATCACTAACTACCGTGAGAAGTTGGCCTCTATCCACTTTATCACTTTTAGACTACACGGTGACAACTTAGCATTATAAAACAAGAAACATACAATGCTTTACCAGATGTCATACTTCATACTTGCTAGATGCGTAAATTAACACAGGTAATCTTTTCTGACGTCTTGATCATCGCAATCTTCAATGACCTCCTACGACTTATAATGGCTCATTCTATTTTCTTCGGTGACATCTTGGCAACCGCAGTGTTTAAGTCAAGTTTTCTTTGTGCAAACTTTGAGAGCTGTTATAGTAAATGCCACTGCTATGTTGAAATTCTACCACATAATTAAGAAGTATATTGGCGGATTTGAAAAAAATGAGGtcagtatttgaaaaaaaacgAGGTCTCACAATTTCGTCTTACGCTAATATTACACTAttattgtattttgttatttGCCCCATATGCCTTGGGTCCTTAGGCATAAAAGCTAGGAAGCAGTTcttcttatatcattattttacCTGCAATGGACGAGGCTTCTGCAATAATAACTTATAGCGCCTTCACAACAACCAACATATCTTTGCAATAAAGTACACACGCATCATACTTTGCACAGAATTACATTCATTTCCCGAATAAAtcttgattctatttttttaattatgttcaATTTCTCCTGCAtgataaaaacagaaatgaatCTTTTGAGCCTTTAGTTCACTACATGTCATCCTGTGAGGCCAGATTTGGTCAATGTTTTGTGTACTATGAACACGAGTATTTCGAATTCTGCAAAACAGCCGGAGTCCTTGATTGCATTTTGAAATTCCAGGATGTCAAGGTAAAGAGAAGAAAAGTTGCCTTAGAGTCAGCGGGAAAAGTAAGGACGTCTGTaaacccaaggaaaaggaacttcCTCGAGGATGCAAAGGCAAAGTCTGCAAATGCTGCTACAAAGGTAAAACACAATTTGGGGTCTTGTGTTCttatcttctttctctctctctttccttgaagAAAACTTGccctttttttccttgtttatcttttttcctttcattctcctccttccttttacTTGTTTCATAAATATTCCATCTTTAGTATATCATTATCCTCTTCTATTTTTCGTTTAGGCATTTGCTCCTTTTGGAAATTTAGAAGCGCTGTTTTTAATCTCCATGCAAATTCCTGGGCGTGCAAAGATGAACATAGATGAGAACGTTCTTTGGCCAATTCTATCTGCTTTCACTGTTTTCCCCAGACAATGACAAATGCAAGAACAAAGAGAAACCCAAGTGCCTCAAAAAGAAAGGCAAGTGCAGAAAGAAGTGCAAACCTAAGGAATTGGTGCTACCGAAAggatgcaaaggaaaaaaatgctcGTGTTGCTATAAAAAAGGTAAGAATAGATTTTCCTTGGAGTTCTTTGCCAGATGACCCaataataactgaaatatttttacaGTTAGACATTATATTCATGTAAGTACAAACCTTTTTAATAAGAAAAGTGGACGTTGACTGAGATTGGGCCAATAGTTGCTTGCCGACAGTACCGCGTCACTTgatgatggtgaagagaagctgcAAAGACtgacaaaagagaaaaagataaatacaaaGATGTTTGAGAAAAGAGAGAATTGAAAGTGATATTAGCAGGAATACTGAAATGGCAATAAATGGAAGATAGAAAGATGGAGCGGGGGGGCTGCTATCTGACGGTATGAAGTGAGCAAGAGCGAGACAAATTCTACAGCACAGCTTAGGAATGCAGCAGCTTCTCGGGAAAATGTTCGGAATTGGTTTCTTTCTAATTATTCCTTTTTCGATTTCCCATGTACTTTTCACTTCCACCTTCCTGGGTTTAATATGAGGTTCTTTTGCAATAGAAAGGGGTGTCTCTTCCCTTTGGGTTGAAATTCACCTCTATTTTCCCTCTTAGAATTTTCTCCTCTTGTGTACTCTTCATGGCTTGTTTTGAGAGGGAACTCATATCAACTCCAATTTCCCCCTAAGGTCCAGAAAAgtgcaaaaacaaagaaaagaagaattGCATCAGAGTAAGTGGGAAGTGCAGAAAGAAGTGCAGAGGAAACGAAGAAGAGCTACAAAAAGGATGTAAGGGCAAGAAGTGCAAGTGCTGTTATGTAAGAGGTAAGAAAATATTGACTTTGTTATCTTTCTCCCAGTTTTCAAGGTTGTTAATTCATTAATAGAGTACAGTATTCTACCTTAATCTGAGTAACTGTGAATAAGCAAGAGTAATACTCTTCTTCCcaagttttccttttcattttttataattgtgACCCCTTTGCACGTTCATCTGAAAATCCCCGGCCCTCTCTCAATAGATTCTTCCTCATCACAATTATGTCGTCACTCTTATGGGAAGACTTGAATGGTTTGTTCTACACCGATCCTAAATTGAACTGAAACTGTTCTTATTGTCATCTTGAAGTAATGAAATCATAAATACTGTAGACACACTGAATTTAAACCTGTAAAATGCCTGGCTTCTTGGATCAGGCACCCTGATTACTTGATttttctaatttacatttattccaACAGGTCCTACACCCACTCCTACGCCTCCTATAGTAACTCCTACGCCTCCTATAGTAACTCCTACGCCTCCTATAGTAACTCCTACGCCTCCTCCAGTAACTCCTTCAACAACTCCTACAGTAAATCTTACAACAAATCCTACAACCCCTTCTACAATAACTCCTACAGTAAATCTTACAGCAACTCCTACAACCCCTCCTACAATACTTCCTACAACCCCTTCTACAATAACTCCTTCAGTAACTTCTATAGCCACTCCTACTGGAAATTCCACAGTTAATGCTACAGTCACTCCCACATcaactcctacagccactccagTAACGCCTACATTAACCTCTACACCAACTTCTACACCAGCTTCCACACCTACTTCAACACCAACTTCCACACCAACTTCTACGCCACCTTCTACTCCATCTTCCACACCAACTTCTACGCCAACATCTACCCCAACTTCCACACCAACTTCTACGCCACCTTCTACTCCATCTTCCACACCAACTTCTACGCCAACATCTACCCCAACTTCCACACCAacttctacaccaccttctactCCATCTTCCACACCAACTTCTACGCCAACATCTACCCAACTCCACACCAACTTCTACGCCACCTTCTACTCCATCTTCCACACCAACTTCTACGCCAACATCTACCCCAACTTCCACACCAacttctacaccaccttctactCCATCTTCCACACCAACTTCTACGTCCACTTCTACCCCAACTTCCACACCAACTTCCACACAAACCTCTACGTCAACTTCAACACCAACTTCTACGCCAACTTCTACCCCAACTTCCACACCAACCTCTACGCCAACTTCTACCCTAACCTCTACTCCAACTTCTACGATAACTTCCACATCAACTCCTACGATAACTTCCACaatatcttcttcctcttctagtACAGTCAATAATACATTCTCTGGGTGAGATTTTACACAGCCTCTCCAAGAAATCTTCAGGGCCCCACCAGAAAACTTGACGGCATCTCCAGGATATATCTTCGGGAAATGCTCTCTGAAATGTCTTCATTCCATTCGCTTAAGAgccttgttcttttcttcattttatttcccgGCCTACGAGCCCACTCAGGATCTGCTAAAACATTCTGTGAAATCTATGAAAGTGTGCAAATCTTCCGAGAACAGCTAACATCCACGGGAAATCAAGCTTCTGAAAACACTGAACAGAGCAGAAATATGCAATTTTTGGTTGCTTTTCTCAGTGCAGCGTTCAGTGCATAATTCAGGTTCTTCAAAgagaatgaccctatttcataGTATTTCAATGTACCTATAGATGTTCCTGGAaatatggaaatggaaatgaattACATTCTAACATTATGTTAAGAATAAAAtgcaaccatatatatatcatcacagtTTTCATAACTGTACTGTATTACTCTGAATAAACAAGTGTGTACGGCGGAAGAGTCTCTGACTGTGTAACACAGATGTGTCTTTTTACCTCTATTGTACATTGTTTGGTTTGAGATAAATTAGCAACTGCAAAGTAGTAGTTTGACTTAACCCTCATATTTATGTTGTCTTTTTACTTCTAATGTGTAACAACCTTCTTATGAATGCACAGCAAAAGAACCCatgaacagatatatatatgaatcaccaCATTTCTTATACTTTCGTTCTTCTGACCACTATCAATATTCCAGTGGTGTTTTTAATAGGATAAACGCTAAAACCTGAAATTTGAAACATTATCAACGAAGCAAGACAACCAAATAGAATATTCAGAAAGAATCACTTCCACAAGGCCACAAACTCACACCTGTAACCCTTGGCTGCCTTTCTCAAAGATGCAAAGGCAGCCTGGTTCATTGTCTCACTACTTTGTGGCCTTGTGGAAGCCCTAACCTAACCATGCTGTGTCCAACAAGATATTTTGCTTCAATTATCAACAGTGACTTAAAAAACAAGTTATGTATGCTCGGTAAATTCCAAGAACGCCGCCACAAAAGTAGATTTGGTCAGTGAAAaaattagtaatgcagtgtgcccttccctggggctaccattttgcctccacagtaaaaatacttctcgtgagtatgtatacatatctttaaccaagtcattccatccaggtatattacgagaattaccttgacgaaatctgtaggcagtcctgccctaAGAAAGCATagtggagattatgttcgaatagaattcattcaggtccctcctgtggtggtcatttctacaatttgtgttagtacaaagtaaggcgtctgccggatGAACtactgaccgcaacctggtttctgtggtcgccctaaagtatctggttttctgttggtttttgaaatcccagtttactgctggtgggcgaacagttagggggttcatggtagggagggatggggtactgaatgacacctgtaatgggatgtggtCGTAggccgttgcaagatcatagcgaatattgcaggtcataatagaatcatgaagttgtggagatgtgatgcagtagtccagccaggaggttgtaatagcgtccgctctattatgtacatatgaataggaggagggagggaggagcattacatcgctaatttggagagcatgattttgacagaagtgagtaagttcattataaaattgttttgtggggtgagaattaaggtccccgattatacaaatatgatcagcaggagaatcatgaataatactgtgtaactcccctagggtcatgcagtaatgatcaaaattgttgttattttcccatggcatgtaaacattaataattaggattctagagttccctactgtcacttgaagccccagtaatctgtcactcctgtaggtcatcacctttatcatattgtctgacgatttgtgccacaggaaagaaaggccccctttctggcgaccggctatgatttgatctgtaacttgcatcgatgaagtcgagaaggttctgaagtcttcatgaattgaatcgcagatggcaaggtcatgtggccagaggagcgtttcttgcaatgcaatgatgcctttgaagtttttgcagaacatgtttaggagaggaatgttccgcttgaggccaaaaatattccaagagattatgtttaatgtatccatggctactcacgaagatgggagatgaatgcgctgatcatttgggtggatggggggttagccagggggagtgggcagtaaCTTGCCatgggggttgactggcacttgcggtggaaatgcccctggttggagtgtcagtaagttcccctgggggtggttgatcccggaataatttatatcttgaaactaatatattaggaccgaaattctcggcTTTAATAACgccgaggtgttgaaataggcaggtaatcctgtaagctaCTTTGTTTAATCCTGCAtaggagttcgtgagagatgagtgggtcagagccagtgagaaacttgattctctccactatggcgtctagcgtcaccgatgagcgcagattgtgaattactacgtgacatctcttcttaggtgtcgggcgaggtgaaacacgaatgttggactccggtccagcggccaaacgagaggttcttctcttctttctgcttgtttgtatctgccagccgacagacccctcatgatcactttcatccgcatctacgatggggggttgggggggagagatagggtggggaggattacgagggctagtaatcatcaccggagatatatcttccaccggaggcactggggagggagaagaggttgggagaccaacagtcccctcggaacggtctACAGGAgaagggggcacttccgtgttgctgggaggcgaggaaaaactggatgccgcattcgtaggagtctggtggctatctttGCGATtatctatcgatccctgcactcctttgatcacatcccagatccgtgtgaggttatttgtttccaccattttaagactgtttagggattcctatagtcctttgatcacgtcccagattcttgataatttatcatttgtctcctcaattttttccaagttttttccaattatttctgagagagattttgctgtttggaaggcagttTCTgctgtgtggtacaccgcaggtaggcttaggtcagcaggcccctttggaggcagattgtaagggtcatcggcataGATTTCCactgagcaggtccttagccacttagtgatatacaatattttcttgtgagaggataaGTTCTTCGCGGATCACTCCTTTTATAGGAAGGCAAAAATCTACTGGGTAAAACCAGAATTTCATTTAACCTAAAGGGAAATAAATGCCTAACCAGTTACAACCTTTAGCTCAGCTCAAACAATTCCAAATAAAAGGACAAAAAGTCAAGTTGTTAACTGTTTCTGAatagaaatactatatataaaaattatatatatatataataatatatctataatatatatatttatatatatatatatatatatataaaaattattatatatatatatatatatagatatatatataggttatatatatttattatctatatacatatatgtatatatgtttcacTCAAATCTTAAGCAGAAAACTCCCCCTTAataccgattatatatatatatatatatatatatatatatatatatataatatatatatatatatatatattgttttccaCTCAAAATCTTAAGCAGAAAAACTCCCCTTAATACCGAAGTCACTTTACCTTAGGTAAAGCTTACATCAAGAAATAATTACAGCTGTATTTGGACATCTGGACATAAATCATTCCTAAGGTAAAGAGAATTCGAGATTACATGCATTTGaggcttaattatatatatatataatatatatatatatatatataatatatatatatatatatatatatctatataatatatatatatatatttatatattatatatatatatatatatatataaataactccaccataaacatatagtatataaagccACCATACAAATATACTATGCTGAATTCCTTTAGTCTTATGATTAACGCACATCCAAAAAGAATCAAAGATGTTAAGGGCATCTACCTTGACCAAGACTCGATCTAATGCCCTTTCGGGTTGAAACAGATGACACTATCTTTATCCAGTTAGCTATCACGAATACAAATTCCCAACGAATTCAAGCTCTGTAATTACAACTAAAATCCATGGGATTATCCATATAAGGTACTAGAAGTCTAAAACAAGACCCCTCTCAACTTGCCTGTGGGTGTGATCGGAGTGCCTCTTGGTCATTTTCTGGCACAAGAACCACCTTCAGGGTCAGTGAAATCACGCCTATGTCATTTAATAACAAGTTAAACCATAGCTGACTGAAGGCACGAGCTTTCAAGCTAGACAATAAAAGCACTGGTATGCAAACTTGCTTAAATGGAGAGACTTTAAGTCCCAGCCAACCTGTTCCTGATGGTGACTACTCCTGGTTGATCCAGCAAAAGGAGCACTACTCAGTTCACTCCACACTCCAAGACTCAGCCTGAAACGCGTTGGAGTTCTCAGACATATCGCCCCTCACACAGACCCCTGCTGCCTCACGTCATTCAGGGGCTGCTCTGGTGATCTGGAGAAGTAAATGTTATTGATACTCATGGGGCAGAGAAAGACTGAGACAATAGTCAACTGACAAGCTGGAAACGAGATCCCTTTTGAAGCCTTGGATTCTACTTCATCACTGCATGGTCAAGTCAACTGCTGTAACCAATTCTTGTCAACTGTACTGTCGACTAGTTGTAATTTTGTCAACTGACGAGGTTGGAGAATTTTattgaaaacaaaaccaaaaaaatgttCAAATGGGTAAACTGCATTTTGTCCATGGCTGTACATATGAAACTCATTGCTAATTAATACCCTGAATGATTGGTGCAGCAATGACCAAGCAAGTACTGGGAAAAAGCATCCGAGTGATACAATGTATTCATACAATAAAATGAACTATGTAATAAATACTAAGAGgatcataatatattttcacgTACATCAATTGCAGCCTTGAAAGAAACTGGAagaacatattatattataaagaatTTATATCTACTGAGCAAGAACAGAACTAGTATCCTAGTAAGACTTCAAGACTCTAAAGCGAGATAAGTTTAGGAcgacatttttccttttatccaaTCATCATTGTCTCTTGGCCTAACAACTGCTGCAGCATTTCTCTTCGATTCAGTCATTGGTACTACTTTCACGATTCAGCAATGTGGTGGAGGTATTTCATCATTATTTGCACCTTAATTAGGGTAACTACTTTGAGTTTCACTCTGCCTATTCCcaaattcttttatttctctttttgtatTCCCATTTTGCATATCTCCTAGCAATTGGGAACATTGTCGCCCAAAGTAGTATCTGGCGAGTCTGGGACTAACGAGGAGGCAAAATTGGAATTCAGAGGCGTGTCAACCACTCAGCTTAAATTATGCTGAATGCAACAACGTAGCTACAGAGTTTTGAGGCTTGTTCTGAAGTGTCTTGTCTTCATTTTCCTGAACGGTGATTCTGGATTCTTATTTTTTGGTACATATTTTGGTCGTGCTCTACTATATATGATTAGAATAATAGTCTTTGTGAATTTAGTGCACCCCTGAAGAAGAACACGGGTTAATGGCTgaaacagctgattgcttagGCTGAATATTTAAGAAGTACTTCCagtaaaccacacacacacatacacgcttaaatatatatacaggcagtccccgggttatgatgggggttctgttcttgagacacgttgtaagccaaaaatcgtcgtaagacagaacatcataaaaaatcctaagaaaaccttacttttaatgctttgggtgcattcaaaagtatgcaaactgcattcttattgcatttttcatcccaaaaatcttcaaatattgattattttgcatttttgg includes the following:
- the LOC135205857 gene encoding isoniazid-induced protein IniB-like, with the protein product MVTRYGWQMQGVRGGVDCLNNPVGLSLDVVDGVLGTSIENVLLTVLEEEEDIVEVIVGVDVEVIVEVGVEVRVEVGVEVGVEVGVEVGVEVGVEVDVEVCVEVGVEVGVEVDVEVGVEDGVEGGVEVGVEVGVDVGVEVGVEDGVEGGVEVVGVEDGVEGGVEVGVEVGVDVGVEVGVEDGVEGGVEVGVEVGVDVGVEVGVEDGVEGGVEVGVEVGVEVGVEAGVEVGVEVNVGVTGVAVGVDVGVTVALTVEFPVGVAIEVTEGVIVEGVVGSIVGGVVGVAVRFTVGVIVEGVVGFVVRFTVGVVEGVTGGGVGVTIGGVGVTIGGVGVTIGGVGVGVGPVGINVN